One Salvia splendens isolate huo1 chromosome 22, SspV2, whole genome shotgun sequence DNA segment encodes these proteins:
- the LOC121787395 gene encoding probable methyltransferase PMT27 encodes MALVKARGTKRPSATSSYSAASSIVAFVGLSVLGLWLILTFHSLAPPHQPTAPSNPEKTPTRLSSIGHTHHHSSALPQTRQNEPETRVESDEAAVIEPETETKVQNDEVAVTEPETKAENHEAAVIEPEAKVEGNEEVVIEPETKIENDETQTGDEAVVTDQADHQDTKESRDGNDVVEEQEKQAAIENQASGESSMTQKEEIIQENPSSETKMETDDGNHGAEGESESQGSNTAGNEITDEDQQRRIDEHQQGEEEQKQQEGKEAKSTDPNGATSHAQTQHDEAPIHLHQDGSSSEETDKAKAQTTSEEDKHDSLDEETDKVKPLSEKMNEETSNKNNEASTSSEDSIEIPKESTESKNSWTTQANQSENQKERRNGGPNGKDNSNHGYTWLLCNVTAGADYIPCLDNEKVVANIHSRAHHEHRERHCPTDAPTCLVPLPKGYKRRIDWPQSRDKIWYNNIPHTSLAEYKGHQNWVKVTGEFLTFPGGGTQFIHGALHYIDFIQEAVPDIAWGKHSRVVLDVGCGVASFGGYLFDRDVLTMSFAPKDEHEAQVQFALERGIPAISAVMGSQRLPFPSRVFDVVHCARCRVPWHMDGGSLLLELNRVLRPGGYFVWSATPVYQKLEEDVQIWKEMSRLTVSMCWELITIKKDKINSIGAAIYQKPDSNDCYNRRKQKEPLVCKTDDDPNAAWYIPLQSCMHQIPTQENERGSQWPEEWPERLQTPPYWLNKSTMGIYGKPAPDDFVSDYEHWKTVVSTMYMNDLGIKWSEVRNVMDLRAVYGGFAAALKDQNMWVLNVVNVDSPDTLPIIYERGLFGIYHDWCESFSSYPRTYDLLHANHLFSNLKKRCKLEFVMAEIDRILRPGGKLIMRDESSTVAEVVDFLKSLHWEVFLNHSKNQEGILSAQKSEWRPTTFADSS; translated from the exons ATGGCCTTAGTGAAAGCTCGCGGCACAAAACGACCCTCAGCTACATCTAGTTATTCAGCTGCATCCTCAATCGTAGCCTTTGTTGGATTATCTGTTTTAGGTTTATGGCTCATCCTCACCTTCCATTCCTTAGCACCGCCGCACCAGCCCACCGCGCCATCCAACCCGGAAAAAACTCCCACGCGTTTATCCTCCATCGGCCATACTCACCATCACTCCAGCGCGCTCCCACAAACTCGCCAGAACGAGCCAGAGACCAGGGTTGAAAGCGATGAAGCAGCAGTGATCGAGCCAGAGACAGAGACGAAGGTTCAAAATGACGAAGTAGCAGTGACCGAACCAGAGACGAAGGCTGAAAATCATGAAGCTGCAGTGATTGAACCGGAGGCGAAGGTTGAAGGTAATGAAGAAGTGGTGATCGAACCTGAGACGAAGATTGAAAATGACGAGACGCAGACGGGTGATGAAGCCGTCGTCACTGATCAGGCGGATCATCAGGACACCAAAGAATCACGGGATGGCAACGATGTCGTGGAGGAGCAAGAGAAGCAAGCAGCGATCGAGAATCAAGCCTCCGGAGAAAGTTCCATGACTCAAAAAGAAGAGATAATACAAGAAAATCCAAGTTCAGAAACCAAAATGGAAACTGATGATGGGAACCACGGTGCTGAAGGTGAATCTGAATCTCAAGGTTCAAACACCGCAGGGAATGAAATAACAGATGAAGATCAACAGAGGCGAATAGACGAACATCAACAGGGAGAAGAAGAACAGAAGCAACAAGAAGGCAAAGAAGCAAAGTCGACAGATCCTAATGGAGCAACAAGTCATGCCCAAACCCAACACGACGAGGCGCCCATACATTTGCATCAAGATGGCAGTAGTTCCGAGGAAACAGATAAGGCTAAAGCACAGACAACATCTGAAGAAGATAAGCATGATTCTTTGGATGAAGAAACGGACAAGGTAAAACCACTAAGCGAGAAAATGAATGAAGAGACCTCCAACAAGAATAATGAGGCTTCAACTTCAAGTGAAGACAGCATTGAGATACCCAAAGAATCTACTGAGTCGAAGAACTCTTGGACTACTCAAGCAAACCAGTCTGAAAACCAAAAGGAGAGACGAAACGGAGGACCAAATGGCAAAGATAATAGCAACCATGGATACACATGGCTGCTGTGCAATGTAACAGCAGGTGCAGACTACATACCTTGTTTGGACAATGAGAAAGTTGTAGCAAACATACACAGCAGGGCGCACCATGAGCATCGCGAGAGGCATTGCCCAACCGACGCTCCTACTTGCTTGGTTCCCCTGCCAAAGGGGTATAAGAGAAGGATCGACTGGCCTCAAAGTAGAGATAAG ATATGGTACAACAATATACCTCACACATCACTGGCAGAATACAAGGGGCATCAGAACTGGGTAAAGGTGACTGGGGAGTTCCTCACTTTCCCAGGAGGTGGAACTCAATTTATTCACGGAGCCCTGCATTACATTGATTTTATACAGGAG GCAGTGCCTGATATTGCATGGGGAAAACACAGCCGCGTAGTGTTGGATGTCGGCTGTGGAGTAGCCAGCTTTGGGGGCTATCTGTTTGACAGAGATGTTCTTACAATGTCTTTTGCCCCAAAAGATGAACATGAGGCCCAAGTTCAATTTGCCCTTGAAAGGGGTATACCAGCAATATCTGCAGTCATGGGATCTCAGAGATTGCCATTTCCTAGTAGAGTATTTGACGTTGTACATTGTGCACGTTGCAGAGTCCCTTGGCACATGGATG GTGGTTCTCTACTACTGGAGTTAAACAGAGTACTACGCCCTGGAGGGTACTTTGTGTGGTCAGCAACTCCAGTGTACCAAAAGCTAGAAGAAGATGTACAGATATGGAAAG AAATGTCTCGCCTAACAGTATCCATGTGTTGGGAGCTCATAACAATAAAAAAGGACAAAATTAATTCTATTGGTGCTGCTATCTACCAGAAACCAGACTCAAATGATTGCTATAATCGCAGAAAGCAAAAGGAACCCTTGGTGTGCAAAACTGATGACGACCCTAATGCAGCATG GTACATACCTTTGCAGTCATGCATGCACCAGATACCTACCCAAGAAAACGAGAGAGGCTCGCAATGGCCAGAAGAGTGGCCTGAGCGACTGCAGACACCACCATACTGGCTTAACAAATCTACGATGGGAATTTATGGAAAACCAGCACCAGATGACTTTGTATCAGACTATGAACACTGGAAAACGGTGGTCAGCACCATGTACATGAATGATTTGGGAATTAAATGGTCCGAAGTAAGAAATGTGATGGACTTGAGAGCAGTCTACGGAgg ATTTGCTGCAGCACTGAAGGACCAAAACATGTGGGTTTTGAATGTGGTGAATGTAGATTCTCCAGATACACTTCCCATAATATACGAACGAGGCCTTTTTGGGATATATCATGATTGGTGTGAATCATTCAGCTCATATCCCAGGACCTATGACCTCCTACATGCAAATCATCTTTTCTCAAATCTCAAAAAGAG GTGTAAACTGGAGTTTGTCATGGCAGAGATCGACAGAATACTTAGACCAGGAGGCAAATTGATCATGCGCGATGAATCTAGCACAGTTGCAGAAGTAGTAGACTTTCTCAAGTCCCTCCATTGGGAAGTCTTCCTAAACCATTCAAAGAACCAAGAAGGGATACTCAGTGCTCAGAAATCCGAATGGCGGCCAACTACTTTTGCAGATTCATCTTAA
- the LOC121788091 gene encoding GATA transcription factor 5-like: MCDTFTISLSLSSIPSHSMLYRTHHHPFLYTLGPFPPSSLSPVLLYPPSPRLQEMECAFIDAFAPEMLKTAAFADEDLFVDELLDFSNESEEVKEEQLQLDEPEEKQQDQSKTASTVSEEKLLPAPAPENSPVSTNGDFGSLPESELGLPVEGLESLEWLSNFVEDSFSDYSLTGKLPPKPAEKESAAGEQLCFTTPVQTKARTKRARTGVRIWPVLSPSFTESSTSSSSSSSSTTSFSPPNHPWVVQSQTGESFLGRLAAKKQRKKPADGAAAQPRRCSHCGVTKTPQWRAGPLGSKTLCNACGVRYKSGRLLPEYRPACSPTFSVEMHSNNHRKVLEMRRKKESETEPAGPAQPAPNF; the protein is encoded by the exons ATGTGTGACACTTTTaccatatctctctctctctcttcaattCCCTCTCATTCAATGCTTTACCGAACTCACCACCACCCTTTTCTCTACACACTCGGGCCTTTTCCCCCTTCCTCTTTATCCCCTGTTCTCCTCTACCCTCCTTCACCTCGTCTCCAG GAAATGGAGTGCGCTTTCATAGACGCCTTTGCACCAGAAATGTTGAAAACCGCCGCCTTCGCCGACGAAGACTTGTTCGTCGACGAACTCCTCGACTTCTCTAACGAATCTGAAGAAGTGAAGGAAGAGCAGCTGCAACTGGACGAACCGGAGGAGAAGCAACAGGACCAAAGCAAGACTGCCTCCACTGTTTCGGAAGAGAAGCTTTTGCCGGCGCCGGCGCCGGAAAATAGCCCCGTTTCGACCAACGGCGATTTTGGGTCTCTCCCGGAGAGTGAATTGGGCCTTCCC GTGGAGGGGTTGGAGAGCTTGGAATGGCTTTCCAATTTTGTGGAGGACTCATTTTCCGACTACTCACTCACCGGAAAACTGCCGCCGAAGCCGGCGGAGAAAGAGTCCGCCGCCGGAGAACAGCTCTGTTTCACCACTCCAGTACAAACCAAGGCCCGAACCAAGAGGGCCCGAACTGGGGTTCGCATTTGGCCCGTTCTGTCGCCTTCATTCACCGAgtcctccacctcctcctcgtcctcatCCTCCTCGACGACGTCGTTTTCGCCTCCCAACCACCCATGGGTGGTCCAGAGCCAGACCGGCGAGTCATTTTTAGGCAGGCTGGCGGCCAAGAAGCAGAGGAAGAAACCGGCCGACGGCGCCGCCGCTCAGCCGAGGAGGTGCAGCCACTGCGGAGTTACCAAGACGCCGCAGTGGCGGGCCGGCCCGCTCGGGTCGAAGACACTTTGCAATGCTTGTGGGGTGAGGTACAAGTCGGGCCGGCTCCTGCCCGAGTACCGGCCCGCATGCAGCCCGACGTTCTCGGTCGAGATGCACTCGAACAACCACCGGAAAGTTCTCGAGATGCGGCGCAAAAAGGAGTCGGAGACCGAGCCCGCGGGCCCGGCTCAGCCGGCTCCCAATTTTTGA